The Candidatus Deferrimicrobium borealis DNA window TCTCGTTCGCTGCGAACTTGTGGACCATTTCCCGGAGCGCCTCCTGCTCCGGCGTCGGATCGAAACTCACCACGGCGTCAGCCCTTCCCGGGGGACGCCCCGGGCACGCACAGCCCCTCCAGGAGGAGCCGGCACAGCTCGGCGGCGGTCACGGTCGGATGATACTTCGGTTTCCTCGACAGGATATACGTGAGGGACAACTCGTCCAGCGCGCCGAAGATGGCGCGCCGCGCGATGCTGACGTTCAGGTCGGGACGGAGGACCCCCTCCCTCTTCCCCTCCTCGAGGATGTCGCTGATGATCTCGAGGTACTCGAAGAACTTGACCGGGGTGTAATTCTTCAGGAACTTGGTGCTCTGCCGCAGCTCCACCTGGAGGACCTCGACGAGCCCGGCCTCACGCTCCAGGAGATCCATGTGGTTCTCGATGAAGATCTTTAGCTTTTCCAAGGAGTTCCCGCCATCGGCGATTCGCCGGCGAACGTCCGCCACCACCTCCCCCATCTTCTCTTCGAATAGGGAGATCAGCAGGTCGTCCTTGTTCCTGAAGTAGAGGTAGATGGTCCCGTCCGCAACGGAGGCGGCCCGGGCGATCTCGGACACCTTCGAGTTGAAGAACCCTTTCCGGGAGAAGATCGTTACGGCGGCGCGCAGGATCCGGTCCCGTTTCTCTCCACCGCCGTTCGGTCCCCTCCTCGCCATCGCGCCCTCCCCTTGTGAATGAATCTCCATTCACTCAGAAAGGTACATTTCCTCCGATGGGCATGTCAAGCCGCGTCCGGGGACCGCCGGGTCCGCGGTCCCGGAAACAGCTATTCCCGGAAACCGATGCGGGCCGAGAGGGCCTTCCCCGCCCGATCGAGCTCCGGGCCGATCACGGTTGCGATCTTCTCGTCGGTAAGCCGGTGCGCCGGGCCGGACACGCTGACCGCGCCGATCACCTTGCGGGTGTAGTCGCGCACGGGGGCGCCGATGCAGCGCAGCCCCTCCTCGAATTCCTCGAGATCGACGGCGTAGCCGCGCTCCCGGACGAGCGCGACCTCCTTGATGAAATCGTCGGCGTCGACCCGGGTGGCCTTCGTGAAGCGGGGAATTTCTCCGGAGAACAGTTTCCGCAACTCGTCGTCGGAGTCGTGGGAGACCAGGGCCTTCCCCGCGGCGGTGGCGTGCAGCGGCATGTGCAGGCCGACGCGGGAGATGACGCGGACCGTGGAGGAGGTTTCCACCGCGTCGAGGTAGACCACCTCGTTCCCCCGAAGGATGGAGATGTAGCTCGTCTCCCCCGTGGTCTCGGCAAGCTCCTGCAGGATCGGCCTTGCCTGTTTCAGCAACCCGCGCTGATGGATGAAGGTCTGGCCCAGCTCGAGGCACTTGACCCCGAGGCGGTAGTTGTCGTTGGCGCGGTTCTGCTCTATGTAGTTGCGCGACTGGAGCGTGGCAAGGATGCGGAAGACGTTGTTTTTATGGAGTTTCAGCTTCTTGCTGAGTTCCGTCACCCCCAGCTCCTCCGTTTCGTCCCGGAACTCCTCCAGGACATCGAGGGCGTGGGCGACCGATTGTATGATGTAGTTCGACTTGTCTCGACGGACCATGGAAATCCCCCGGCGGGTGGAATCGTTTCATAACAAAACAATGTTAGATATATTGGATCGGGGTGGGCATGTCAATAAAAAGATAGAACCGGATTATATTCTTCGAATCCGCTTGTACGGCACCCTACTTGTACACCTGCTTGCCGGATCCCTGCGACGCGCGCATCCTCGCGATTTCGGCCTTCAGGTTCTCCCGATCCGGGTAGTCCGGAATATTCTCGAGAAGCGCTTCCCACGCCCTGATCCCACCCTCGGTATCGTGCATGTCCTGGATGAGAATCACTCCGAGGTTGCGGCGGGACTGCGCGTGCCGGGGGGTGGTGGAGATCGCCTTCTTAAGCTCCTCGACCGCCTGGCCAGGGTTCCCGCTGCGCCGGTAGCAGATCGCCATATCGGTCCGCACGTTCGCGTTCGTGGGGTCCATCGCGAGCGCTTTCCGGTAATTCTCGATCGCCAGGAGATCCCGGTTCGTGTCGAAGTAGAGGTTTCCGATCCCGATCAGCGCCTGCAGGTTGTTCGGGTCCTTCCGAAGGATCTCCTTGTAATTCTCGATATCCGCGGCGGCGTTCAACCGGATCGGCTCCCCCTGCCCCACCGGGGCGTGCGAATGCTTCTCCTTGCACCCGGAGAACGAAAGGACCGCCCCCAGGGCCAACAGGAACGCAATCCGGAGGAGAATGCCGTTTCTTCTCATAGCGCGGTCACCTCGAGAGGATCTTCGCACGCGTTCAGCAACTGCGTCACGGTGCGGCCGTACGTGGGAACCACCGCGCCGGGGGCCACTTCGGCGGCGGGCAGGAGGCAAAACCGGCGCTGCGCCATCGACGCGTGCGGGATCACGAGCCCGGGCACGTCGATCACGGAATCCCCCAGAAGGAGGATGTCGACGTCCAGCGCCCGCGGGCCCCATCGGGCGCCGCCGCGGCGGCCCGCCTCCTGCTCGAGCCGCTTCGCGAGCGCGAGCAGCTCCCACGGGGATCGCTCCGTGGCCGCGCGAACCGCCAGGTTGAGGAACCACGGCTGGTACGACCGCCCGAACGGCTCGCTCGCGTACATCCGGGAGACGGCGAGCAGTTCCGTTTCGCGGGAGAGCCGGTCGACGGCGTCGCGGATCCTCCGGACGCGCCTCCCCTGGTTGGATCCGAGGAGGAGAACCGCTTCTTTCGGGCAGTGGGAGGATGCTCCCTTCCTTACGGGGGGACACTCCAGGTTTTCCCGTCGATCTACCGAGGCGTGTCCCCCCTTGGCGGGAATGTCCCCCTACCCGATCCCCAGGACGTCCGCCATGTCGTAAAGCCCCGGCGGCTTGCCGAGCACC harbors:
- a CDS encoding IclR family transcriptional regulator, which codes for MVRRDKSNYIIQSVAHALDVLEEFRDETEELGVTELSKKLKLHKNNVFRILATLQSRNYIEQNRANDNYRLGVKCLELGQTFIHQRGLLKQARPILQELAETTGETSYISILRGNEVVYLDAVETSSTVRVISRVGLHMPLHATAAGKALVSHDSDDELRKLFSGEIPRFTKATRVDADDFIKEVALVRERGYAVDLEEFEEGLRCIGAPVRDYTRKVIGAVSVSGPAHRLTDEKIATVIGPELDRAGKALSARIGFRE
- a CDS encoding TetR family transcriptional regulator — translated: MARRGPNGGGEKRDRILRAAVTIFSRKGFFNSKVSEIARAASVADGTIYLYFRNKDDLLISLFEEKMGEVVADVRRRIADGGNSLEKLKIFIENHMDLLEREAGLVEVLQVELRQSTKFLKNYTPVKFFEYLEIISDILEEGKREGVLRPDLNVSIARRAIFGALDELSLTYILSRKPKYHPTVTAAELCRLLLEGLCVPGASPGKG
- the folK gene encoding 2-amino-4-hydroxy-6-hydroxymethyldihydropteridine diphosphokinase; amino-acid sequence: MRDAVDRLSRETELLAVSRMYASEPFGRSYQPWFLNLAVRAATERSPWELLALAKRLEQEAGRRGGARWGPRALDVDILLLGDSVIDVPGLVIPHASMAQRRFCLLPAAEVAPGAVVPTYGRTVTQLLNACEDPLEVTAL
- a CDS encoding tetratricopeptide repeat protein; the encoded protein is MRRNGILLRIAFLLALGAVLSFSGCKEKHSHAPVGQGEPIRLNAAADIENYKEILRKDPNNLQALIGIGNLYFDTNRDLLAIENYRKALAMDPTNANVRTDMAICYRRSGNPGQAVEELKKAISTTPRHAQSRRNLGVILIQDMHDTEGGIRAWEALLENIPDYPDRENLKAEIARMRASQGSGKQVYK